A single region of the Panulirus ornatus isolate Po-2019 chromosome 17, ASM3632096v1, whole genome shotgun sequence genome encodes:
- the LOC139754840 gene encoding uncharacterized protein yields MIILHRKDVASLTAQALEILGSGGNGTAYLVPWKDGTAVLKVSHQSQSCAFMIEASCMAYVKGAGGVPRVYAICQNPPSIVMSYLGRMTLQDVLIDNDPDRGFDLLQLGLLVGEGLQKLHKKWVIHNDLKSNNVMVGGTPQDPEVSIIDLGMACFKHCSLDLNITSGRCRWMAPEVRCGRPSTRASDVYSYAYLLREIFKKVYRNRRSRLATTVAQAMSQHPSDRPRLRNILKLLRCTIKRCLAARTRKLLKKPVLTRQPTTPPASPVSAEPTPIKRTPHQLAKPVK; encoded by the coding sequence ATGATCATACTTCACCGTAAAGACGTGGCCTCTCTCACTGCCCAAGCTTTGGAGATTCTGGGAAGTGGGGGAAACGGGACTGCATATCTTGTGCCATGGAAGGACGGGACAGCTGTGTTGAAAGTCTCCCACCAATCTCAGAGCTGTGCTTTCATGATTGAGGCCAGCTGCATGGCTTACGTCAAAGGAGCCGGAGGTGTCCCCAGGGTGTATGCTATATGTCAAAACCCACCCTCCATCGTCATGTCGTACTTGGGCCGAATGACTCTCCAGGACGTCTTGATCGACAACGATCCTGACCGTGGCtttgacctcctgcagctggGCCTCTTGGTTGGAGAGGGACTTCAGAAGCTGCACAAGAAATGGGTTATACATAACGACCTGAAGAGTAATAATGTGATGGTTGGAGGCACCCCTCAGGATCCCGAGGTGAGCATCATCGACCTGGGGATGGCCTGCTTCAAACATTGCAGCCTGGACCTCAACATCACTTCCGGTAGATGCCGATGGATGGCACCTGAGGTCAGGTGTGGCCGACCCAGCACCAGGGCATCGGACGTCTACTCGTATGCCTACCTCCTGCGTGAGATCTTCAAGAAAGTTTACCGGAATCGCCGCTCACGCTTGGCCACTACTGTGGCACAGGCCATGTCTCAGCATCCCAGTGATCGACCCAGATTGAGGAACATTCTCAAACTGTTGCGGTGCACCATAAAAAGGTGTTTGGCTGCACGAACAAGGAAGCTTCTCAAGAAACCTGTGCTGACGAGACAGCCAACCACCCCTCCAGCATCACCTGTCTCCGCTGAACCTACACCCATCAAACGTACTCCTCACCAGCTTGCCAAACCAGTCAAGTAG